One Drosophila subpulchrella strain 33 F10 #4 breed RU33 chromosome 2R, RU_Dsub_v1.1 Primary Assembly, whole genome shotgun sequence genomic window, cagcagcagcagccgagTCTGAAGCACGGTATCATCACAACGACGGCGCCGCGATTTAGCAACAAGACCATCAACAGCAAGAAGAGCAAGTGGCCGCCCACCCAGGAGGTACTGCGTCAGGCAGCGGGTCAAAAGTTGCACTTGGCCGTTGCGCCAGTCCATGTGGTTCCTAATACACCCGCGAAGTCGCCTCCTCCCGCTGCCCTCAACGACACGGTGGCCTCCACGGAGAAGCCACCCCAGGCCATTCCCTTGCCCCAGGATTTCGAGAACAACTCCATCGACATCGATGCCCAGCAGAAGCAGTCGCAGCTGAAGCTGGACGAGCACATCGTGGTGGTGGGCACCATTGCCAGTCCCGCCTCCGATGGCTATGACTCCAATTCCCCAGCCGCTGCCGCCCATCCCATTCGAAAATTCAACCCTGGTACCGTTTATACCCACGTCTACAAGACCGTATCGCCACCCACGGCCAATCAGGCACTGACCACCAACAAGGTGAGCACTGAGTCTGCACCGAGTCCGCTTGCCCAGGCTCTGGACGTACCTCCACCGGCTCTTCCGCTGAGAAACAGCAGCGATAACCCGGATGCCTTGGACCTGCAGAACCTGAGCAACACCAACGAGTCCGTGGACAACCCCATCACCGGAGTATACGGAGTGTACGAGTACCAGGGACCGGGCTTAAGAGAGTCCAATCTGGGTCGGCGATCGGCCAGTCAGCGGAGTCTGGACTGGATCAGGCAGAAGACCTTCAAGGCGGAGCTCGTTGGACAGCCGGCGGAGTGCAATGGAGACGAGTCGGTCAGCGATAATTGCCAGGTAAGAATTGGCTAAAGTGATCCTTATGCAAACTACCAAGTCATGCTTTGTCACCCACAGTCCGTTTGCTTCGAGGGACTGCCACCGACTCAGCCCCAGCCGGATAATGTGGATGCCAATGTGAAGGAGCAGCACGTGGAGGACGATCTGCAGTCGGCGGAGGAGCAGGATCAGGATCCGGACATCAAAGAGACTCTGCCCCAGCCCGCTGCCTCGGTTGGCAATGAGACCTTGGCTGGCCTCGAGGCTCAGCTGGGCAAGAGCTCGCACAGCACTGACGCCCTGGCGAAGAAGTTCCCCCAGGAGTCGGAGACGTTGATCACAGCCAAGGACGATCCCGTCTACCGCCTGGTGCAGGCTGGCTCTGGCCAAGATCAGGGACCAAAGACGGATGAGACTGTAATACCACCCTTCCAGCTAGATTGCTGGAGTGTGTCCAGTTGCGTGCTGGCCGCCCAGTACAATCACACCATCGAAGTGGAGCAGTTCTGTCCCACCTCGGGCAGTTCCCTCAATGTCAGCTATGTAGTCCCGGTGTCGCGTTATCTGCAGGCCAGTAGCCTGGAGCTCCACTTGAGGTTCGTTGGTTATTACatcaagggtataaaaacagcTCAGTAATACTCGAAAACTATCCTAGAGGGATTTTACTATCATAGAACTCTGAAAGAATACTATAGTTACAATGTATGAGTCCTTTGAATCCAATGTTTTAAAGGATTCGGATCACAGTAGATAATAACCCACTCGGTGGCTTCAGGACTATGATTCAATATGATCCGGATCATTAAAGCATTGAATGATCATATCACAACCGTATTTAGATAGATAGAATAATCATAATCCCATCGACAGCTCCAACAAGCCGCTGCAGTGGTCCATCTGTACCGATGAGGATCAGGCCAAACCCAGTGCCAACGCACAGCTGGACGAGAATGATGAGGCCACGTCCGCCAGCGGGGTGAAGATCCTTAAGCGGGACAAGAACAAACTGAGTCTTTCCCTAGATCTTCCCGCCCGCGGCTACTTTCTGCGGGACTTTATGCTGCGCGCCAGCCACGACTTGGAGCAGGTGGGTTTTCTGTACTTACTCAAACGCCTCAAGCGATTCCTCAACTCTTTTAGTTGCAGCAAAAACTATGCGACGACAACGCTCACCTGGCGAATCCCATACTCCAGTACAACTTTAGAATCGTAAGAGATTGTGATTAGTTTACAGCTTAATTTATGGCACGGATCAAATCTGAACTCCAAAAATATGCGCATTGCTGTGTGTATACTGCATGTTTGAATGTTGCGGATACGTCCTGGCACCCGGAAAACACGTTTAAATTagaaaaatgcgaaaatgatataaacaaaaaactgTTGATCAGCGAGCGGAAGTTGAAATGAATACATTTATACGTAAAAAACAAATcattaataaatgcaaaacAATTATCGaccatttaaataaaatatgtagaGAAATCTTTTAAATTATCTTTCAATGTCTGgtttgtggtcaaaatggaaGAAAGGTACTAATATGGTGGCAAGTTTAATATTAACAATATATAaaccctttttgttttaagTTGAAAAATCACTAGgtaaccaaaacaaaattataattgAAAGATAACAGTTTAAAACTTGAATATAGAGCAAGTTAAAGCAAACGATCGGATACTTATAAGATGGAAGAATGGCATTCTCAGATGTCTATGGCCTTTTAAACTAGTGGGTAACTATTTAAGGGAGAAACCTTCTTTAGACGATCAAAAAGGGATTTTTTGAGAAATCGTAAAATTAAGGAAAGAGAAAACAGAATCCAGTTTGTATGGCAGGTccataaaaacaattttatatcTGCCGAAATATTGGGATTATGAGTATGAAACTTTATGAGGGTATTATTCGATAGTTCAGAAATAAATTAAAGCAAATTCTAAGACAAATTAATGCACTTTACTATCAAACATATGGGAAACTTAACAGATAAACGACCTGAGGTCTTCTATACGGCGAACGGCTGGTCCTTGCCATCCTCGTGGTACTTGATGTAGGTCTCCCCGTGCGTGAAGTCCTTGGTTCCCTCCAAGCGACCTCGTGGCGGAGCCTTCTCGTAGTCGAAGGCCTTCTCCGCCTTGCCGAACAGCTGGTTGGCCATCTCGATGTCCTCGCGGTACTTGCCCACGACCACCTTCTTTCCAGTAAGCGGATCGGTTATGTCACCCAACGGATAGACGACCTTTTCCACGTTGTGCGTGATGAGACGGGTGAGTCGCTCGGGCAGCTCCCTGATCAGGACTACATCCCCGGTTTTGCACACCTTCTGCGGATCGTGGGCAAAGTAGAACTCGTCCTTTTTGAAGTACTGTAATAAAAAGAGAGTTGAACCTCCCGAGGCGAGCTCTTATATGTTTCGACTACCATATTCAGATTCTTGTCCAGTTCCATGCGGCGAATGCGGATCTTGGAGGCATTCTGCTTGATGCAGGGCATGCACTGGCCCATAAGTAGTAGTCCCCGCCTCGACATGATCCTGCAGGACTTTAATTTAAGaatctataaaaataaacaaccgGTTGGAACCAGCAATCGTGACAACAGCTGATACCTATCGATAGGAACAGCAGTTCTTGGATTCTAGGGCTGCAACAAGTTGGTTTGTTGTTAATCGAAAATCCTTGGACTGTTTCTCATctctatttttatttatttgccacGAACTTTCAATTATATTGTAACAGTTGGTAAATCCTTTGAATAAAGTTTGTATGGACCAGCTGATAAAGCTGCCCGAAATTCAACAGTTCAGTAATTAAATAGACTAGGGTATACCCTAGTTGTTACAAGACTTATACAAAAAGACTATATCAATGAAATTTGAGTAACATTTatgtttagttttttatttatttattttcagagGTTCCATTTCAGAAAAccaataattattttaattatgtttACTTGCCAATAACTGGCACACATTGATATATAATTGgctttaaaattgtttttcctTTAATTGTAGGGTTCAGGAGTTTATTAACAATCTGATGAATTTTTGTATGTAATCGTGATATACATAGTTATTTTTGAACAAAAATTgttacaaaataaatacactttcaaagaaaaattatttttcgataaataaaaatttaggACTTTTTATAACAGCAGTACGTACTGAtctaatttaaaacaataattaatataatattttaatacgGTGATATTTCACAAACCTCCACAACAAATATCACATTATTTTTCACATATCGATAACTGCCTTTGTGCAACCCATGGCTAAACCATCGCGGGCCATCACCAAACTTATCGATGGACCGCGCGCTCCACGTGTTTTCCCGTCCATTTTCTCGCAGCGCGCAACACGTGCGGAGGTTCCTCTCCGTCTACCAGTAGTTTTCCCAGACAAACGCAGTTAAAATGGCCGACGTGGGTAAGTCGGAAAAGTGATGAATTAAAAGGGACTCCAAGTTTACGGATTGTCTGCCCGCAGAAGCAcgcaagaagaagaagaagatcaAGGAGGAGCCCTTGGACGGCGATGATATTGGCACGCTGCAGAAGCAGGGCAACTTCCAGATCAAGCCCTCCTCCAAGATCGCCGAGCTGGACACCTCGCAATGGCCGCTGCTCCTGAAGAACTTCGACAAGCTGAACATCCGCTCCAACCACTACACTCCCTTGGCCCACGGATCATCTCCCCTGAACCGCGACATCAAGGAGTACATGAAGACGGGCTTCATCAACCTCGACAAGCCATCGAACCCCAGTTCCCACGAGGTGGTGGCCTGGATCAAGAAGATCCTCAAGGTAGAGAAGACCGGCCACTCGGGCACTTTGGACCCCAAAGTCACGGGTAAGTGGTACCGCGTGTTTTCCCCCCGACCGTCCAACCTAACCTCAATGTGTGGCCTCGtgcttttcgtttttttttcgaaCAGGCTGCCTGATTGTCTGCATCGACAGGGCCACCCGACTAGTCAAGTCCCAGCAGAGCGCTGGCAAAGAGTACGTAGCCATCTTCAAGCTCCACGGAGCCGTGGAGTCGGTGGCCAAGGTGCGTCAGGGTCTGGAGAAGCTGCGCGGTGCCCTCTTCCAGCGACCACCTCTCATCTCGGCCGTAAAGCGCCAACTGCGAGTGCGTACTGTCTACGACAGCAAGCTGTTGGACTACGATGAGAGCCGGAATATGGGTAAGTCAGGTTTTACTTATCCACTCTCCTCCAGAGCTGGTGCGTCGCTGCTGGATTATTTTTTCCTGCAGGGATGCAGCCCGCCGATGCCAGTGAAACACCAGTATTTGCCAGACCACGCAAATGCACATTGTACATGTTAAAACCTCGTCTTTTTCTCTCCTCCAATTCCGCCTTCTCACGTGCTAAGGTGTTTTTTGGGTTAGTTGCGAAGCCGGTTCCTACATCCGTACCATGTGCGTCCATCTGGGTCTCGTTCTGGGCGTCGGTGGCCAGATGCTGGAGCTGCGTCGAGTCCGCTCGGGCATTCAGTCTGAGCGCGACGGCATGGTGACCATGCACGATGTTTTGGACGCCATGTGGCTGTACGAGAACCACAAGGACGAGACAATGCTGCGACGAGTGATCAAGCCGCTGGAGGGTCTGCTGGTCAACCACAAGCGCATCATCATGAAGGACAGTTCGGTGAGTTTGGGCTCCAATGTCTTGTACCCCATGATATTAAGCCGGCAGGTGCTTGCAATCCCCACGAGCACCTGTGACTATGATTGGGAACAGTAAAGCTTCTGATGTGTGTATGTTGGGCAGCGCTCTTATCCTGCGTTCTCGACAAAGAATATTCGGTCGACATCTCTTCCCAAATTTTGTTTATGATCTCAACTAAATGCCT contains:
- the LOC119548982 gene encoding H/ACA ribonucleoprotein complex subunit 4 isoform X1, which produces MADVEARKKKKKIKEEPLDGDDIGTLQKQGNFQIKPSSKIAELDTSQWPLLLKNFDKLNIRSNHYTPLAHGSSPLNRDIKEYMKTGFINLDKPSNPSSHEVVAWIKKILKVEKTGHSGTLDPKVTGCLIVCIDRATRLVKSQQSAGKEYVAIFKLHGAVESVAKVRQGLEKLRGALFQRPPLISAVKRQLRVRTVYDSKLLDYDESRNMGVFWVSCEAGSYIRTMCVHLGLVLGVGGQMLELRRVRSGIQSERDGMVTMHDVLDAMWLYENHKDETMLRRVIKPLEGLLVNHKRIIMKDSSINAVCYGAKIMLPGVLRYEDGIEIDQEIVICTTKGEAICLAIALMTTATMSSCDHGVVAKIKRVIMERDTYPRKWGLGPKASAKKALIAAGKLDKFGRPNENTPKEWLTGFVDYSAKKPAGAAPQEVSPSNGSSEPSKRKLSTSSVEGPAAQTASEETPSKDKKKKKKKHKGDEEAPAAEEEPEPVDKEKKKKKKKDKDRDRDEAQE
- the LOC119548982 gene encoding H/ACA ribonucleoprotein complex subunit 4 isoform X3, with product MADVEARKKKKKIKEEPLDGDDIGTLQKQGNFQIKPSSKIAELDTSQWPLLLKNFDKLNIRSNHYTPLAHGSSPLNRDIKEYMKTGFINLDKPSNPSSHEVVAWIKKILKVEKTGHSGTLDPKVTGCLIVCIDRATRLVKSQQSAGKEYVAIFKLHGAVESVAKVRQGLEKLRGALFQRPPLISAVKRQLRVRTVYDSKLLDYDESRNMVAKPVPTSVPCASIWVSFWASVARCWSCVESARAFSLSATAW
- the LOC119549924 gene encoding 28S ribosomal protein S17, mitochondrial translates to MSRRGLLLMGQCMPCIKQNASKIRIRRMELDKNLNMYFKKDEFYFAHDPQKVCKTGDVVLIRELPERLTRLITHNVEKVVYPLGDITDPLTGKKVVVGKYREDIEMANQLFGKAEKAFDYEKAPPRGRLEGTKDFTHGETYIKYHEDGKDQPFAV